A genomic region of Kribbella sp. NBC_00382 contains the following coding sequences:
- a CDS encoding GNAT family N-acetyltransferase, with product MSTPSIALRTPTADEYDGWVTRGCEGYAEEIGPARDLDPATALETAYQEFGALLPKGLETENQLVWLACHDGEPVGSLWISTLKKTPFIYLVEVLAEQRGKGYGRAIMLAGEEECRRRGYTHLALNVFGSNSIATSLYDSLGYVVVTQEMRKEL from the coding sequence ATGAGCACACCGTCCATCGCTCTCCGGACGCCGACCGCCGACGAGTACGACGGCTGGGTGACGCGCGGCTGCGAGGGCTACGCGGAAGAGATCGGCCCCGCCCGCGACCTCGATCCCGCGACCGCGCTGGAGACCGCCTATCAGGAGTTCGGCGCTCTGCTCCCCAAAGGCCTGGAGACCGAGAACCAGCTGGTCTGGCTGGCCTGCCACGACGGCGAGCCGGTCGGCAGCCTGTGGATCAGCACCCTGAAGAAGACCCCGTTCATCTACCTGGTCGAGGTACTCGCGGAGCAGCGCGGCAAGGGATACGGCCGGGCGATCATGCTGGCCGGCGAGGAGGAGTGCCGCCGCCGCGGCTACACCCACCTCGCCCTGAACGTCTTCGGCAGCAACAGCATCGCCACCAGCCTGTACGACTCCCTCGGCTATGTCGTCGTCACGCAGGAGATGCGCAAGGAGCTCTAG
- a CDS encoding NAD-dependent epimerase/dehydratase family protein translates to MKVFLTGGSGYIGRATIEALLRHGHEVTSLARSDRAVETVTALGAKAVVGELTDLAVLRTAAAAADGVIHLGAVNSPEAATIDLAAAEAMLEGLDGRGAYVHTGGVWVYGDTDGVIDETAEMNPPAITAWRLDNESRVLATAASGSRPVLVMPGLVYGRSAGLIEAFFVEPARATGAVPVIDDGVNHTTLVHVEDIAELYVLALDAPAGALYLGVAQSVPFKELAPALAEAAGRPGRFEQLTAAEAAERMGPIAEAYVLDQRMTGDRAKRELGWTPKHLDAVADLAKGR, encoded by the coding sequence ATGAAGGTATTTCTGACCGGCGGTTCCGGCTACATCGGCCGCGCGACGATCGAGGCACTGCTCCGGCACGGCCACGAGGTGACCTCGCTGGCCCGCAGCGACCGAGCGGTCGAGACAGTCACCGCCCTCGGCGCCAAGGCGGTCGTCGGCGAGCTGACGGACCTCGCCGTACTCCGTACCGCCGCCGCGGCCGCGGATGGGGTCATTCACCTCGGCGCCGTCAACAGCCCTGAGGCAGCCACCATCGACCTGGCCGCGGCCGAGGCGATGCTCGAGGGGCTCGACGGGCGTGGAGCGTACGTCCATACCGGTGGAGTCTGGGTGTACGGCGATACCGATGGCGTGATCGACGAGACGGCGGAGATGAACCCGCCGGCCATCACCGCCTGGCGGTTGGACAACGAGTCGCGCGTGCTCGCGACGGCGGCGAGCGGATCGCGGCCGGTGCTGGTGATGCCCGGGCTGGTCTACGGGCGGTCGGCGGGGTTGATCGAGGCGTTCTTCGTCGAGCCTGCGCGCGCGACCGGCGCAGTACCGGTGATCGATGACGGGGTGAACCACACGACGCTCGTCCATGTCGAGGACATCGCCGAGCTGTATGTGCTTGCGCTTGATGCACCAGCTGGAGCTCTGTATCTGGGAGTTGCGCAGAGCGTGCCGTTCAAGGAGCTGGCTCCGGCGTTGGCCGAGGCGGCCGGACGGCCGGGACGCTTCGAGCAGTTGACCGCGGCAGAGGCGGCCGAGCGGATGGGCCCGATCGCCGAGGCGTACGTCCTCGATCAGCGGATGACCGGTGACCGCGCCAAGCGTGAACTCGGCTGGACGCCGAAGCACCTGGACGCAGTGGCCGACCTCGCCAAGGGCCGCTAG
- a CDS encoding DNA polymerase IV, with product MSTSPGWWLLHVDMDQFIAAVEIRRRPELRGLPVVVGGSGDPTQARQVVATASYEARKFGVHSGMPLRAAFKKCPDAVFLPTDPATYDAASAEVMDTLRSFPVIVEVWGWDECFVGASTDDPEALAAELRAAVLERTGLSCSIGIGDNKVRAKLATGFGKQDSGSGEGVYRLTAANWVEVMAHRPVRELWGIGSRMSQNLNELGLFTVADLAAADVDVLTKRFGPKMGTWYLALGRGLGDTEVTDVPREPVSRSHEETFATDLATAEEVARELRRIALTVTREVVAEGRSVQRIAVKVRFTSFFTPIKSRKLPEITQDPEVVAAAALVLLEKFELRRPVRLLGVRVEFPRD from the coding sequence ATGAGCACCTCACCTGGCTGGTGGTTGCTGCACGTCGACATGGACCAGTTCATCGCTGCGGTGGAGATCCGCCGTCGCCCTGAGCTGCGCGGGCTGCCGGTCGTGGTCGGCGGATCGGGTGATCCGACCCAGGCACGCCAGGTGGTCGCCACCGCGTCGTACGAGGCACGCAAGTTCGGCGTGCATTCGGGGATGCCGTTGCGGGCCGCTTTCAAGAAGTGTCCGGACGCGGTCTTTCTGCCGACCGATCCGGCCACGTACGACGCGGCCTCGGCCGAGGTGATGGACACGCTGCGGTCGTTCCCGGTGATCGTGGAGGTCTGGGGCTGGGACGAGTGCTTCGTCGGTGCGTCGACGGATGACCCTGAAGCGCTGGCGGCCGAGTTACGCGCCGCTGTCCTGGAACGGACCGGGTTGTCGTGTTCGATCGGGATCGGCGACAACAAGGTGCGGGCCAAGCTCGCAACCGGATTCGGCAAGCAGGACAGCGGAAGCGGTGAGGGTGTCTACCGGCTGACCGCGGCCAACTGGGTCGAGGTGATGGCTCATCGGCCGGTCCGTGAGCTGTGGGGTATCGGCAGCCGGATGTCGCAGAACCTCAACGAATTAGGGCTTTTCACGGTCGCCGACCTCGCGGCGGCGGACGTTGACGTGCTGACTAAGCGGTTCGGGCCGAAGATGGGCACGTGGTACCTGGCGCTCGGGCGCGGGCTCGGGGACACCGAGGTGACCGACGTACCGCGCGAACCGGTGTCGCGTAGTCATGAGGAGACGTTCGCGACCGATCTCGCCACGGCCGAGGAGGTCGCGCGAGAGCTGCGGCGGATCGCTCTGACTGTCACTCGTGAGGTGGTCGCCGAGGGGCGGAGCGTTCAGCGGATCGCGGTGAAGGTGCGGTTCACGTCGTTCTTCACTCCGATCAAGAGCCGAAAGCTACCGGAGATCACCCAGGATCCGGAGGTGGTCGCCGCGGCGGCGCTCGTGTTGCTGGAGAAGTTCGAGCTGCGCCGGCCGGTACGGCTGCTCGGCGTCCGGGTGGAGTTCCCGCGGGACTGA
- a CDS encoding amidohydrolase family protein, translating into MSGRVDAHHHIWDLSVREQTWMVGPELDPVRRNYSIDDLAPLAAAAGVTSTVMVQTVGAAAETPEFLEVAASNDLVAGVVGWVDLTAADVADALAGLKQRPDGEWLKGIRHQVHDEPDVRWLCRDDVRAGLTAVADAGLVYDLLTKTPHLPAAVETVQALPQLSFVVDHISKPVIGGDLEPWATGIRALAAQPNVTCKLSGMVTEASWTDWKVSDLQPYVDVVLDAFGPDRVMFGSDWPVCLLAASYAEVVQAAEDLTSTLTTTERNAIFATTARRTYNLT; encoded by the coding sequence ATGAGCGGAAGAGTCGATGCGCATCATCACATCTGGGATCTGAGTGTTCGGGAGCAGACCTGGATGGTCGGGCCGGAGCTGGACCCGGTCCGGCGCAACTACTCGATCGACGACCTGGCGCCGTTGGCGGCCGCGGCCGGCGTGACGTCGACGGTGATGGTGCAGACCGTCGGCGCGGCGGCCGAGACGCCGGAGTTCCTGGAAGTTGCTGCTAGCAACGACTTGGTGGCCGGTGTCGTTGGCTGGGTGGACCTCACCGCGGCTGATGTCGCGGATGCCCTGGCGGGGCTGAAGCAACGGCCGGACGGCGAGTGGCTGAAGGGTATCCGGCACCAGGTGCACGATGAGCCGGATGTTCGGTGGCTGTGCCGCGACGACGTACGGGCTGGTCTTACAGCGGTCGCCGATGCCGGTCTGGTCTATGACCTGCTGACCAAGACTCCGCACCTCCCTGCCGCTGTGGAGACTGTGCAGGCGCTTCCGCAGCTGTCGTTCGTCGTCGATCACATCTCGAAGCCGGTCATCGGCGGCGACCTGGAGCCCTGGGCCACCGGCATCCGCGCCTTGGCAGCCCAACCCAACGTCACCTGCAAACTCTCGGGCATGGTCACGGAGGCGTCCTGGACCGACTGGAAGGTCTCCGACCTCCAGCCTTACGTCGACGTAGTCCTCGACGCCTTCGGCCCCGACCGAGTCATGTTCGGCTCCGACTGGCCCGTCTGCCTCCTCGCCGCATCGTATGCGGAGGTAGTCCAAGCCGCAGAAGACCTGACCTCCACCCTCACCACCACCGAACGCAACGCCATCTTCGCCACCACCGCCCGCCGCACCTACAACCTCACCTGA
- a CDS encoding sugar ABC transporter ATP-binding protein gives MTLFEASEVDKLFPGVRALDGVTLKLEAGSVHALLGENGAGKSTLIKVITGLYKPDGGRLLLDGQEVAFGSPHESASAGIGVVHQERNLIPGFTVGENILLQKLPTSRGLVDRGRIRSEASRWLAELDLDLDPDLPVTELSVAQAQLVEIAKALSVESRVLLLDEPTASITPNEAERLFRVVEKLKNDGRSVLFVSHKLEEVFQICDTVTVLRDGSSVLESGALSDLTRDQVVDLMVGRVHEALTLPPRTVPEAAPLLELSGVGTATGHVNVDLSVRPGEIVGLYGLVGAGRSELAKALLGLDRITAGEVRVRGEAVRIRNVRDALKNHKIGYVTENRKEEGVFLEQSVSRNIAVTVWDRLLKRLGRIPGLSYVPKKAESALVADYVEQLGIRIASAEQMAGTLSGGNQQKVSLAKWLAAKTEILIIDEPTVGIDVRTKDAFHTLIWDLAANGLAILLITSDLPEMITLADRVVVMRDFQVRGEVPNDHDYDTMSQQVIRLIHAEGTKAA, from the coding sequence ATGACGCTCTTCGAAGCCTCTGAGGTGGACAAACTGTTCCCGGGTGTCCGGGCGCTCGACGGCGTGACGCTGAAGCTTGAAGCGGGCTCGGTGCATGCGCTGCTGGGTGAGAACGGCGCCGGCAAGTCGACGCTGATCAAAGTGATCACCGGGCTCTACAAGCCGGACGGCGGGCGGCTCCTGCTCGACGGGCAAGAGGTGGCCTTCGGATCGCCGCACGAGTCGGCGTCGGCCGGGATCGGCGTGGTGCACCAGGAGCGAAACCTGATCCCGGGCTTCACGGTCGGGGAGAACATCCTGCTCCAGAAGCTGCCGACCTCCCGCGGACTGGTGGACCGCGGCCGGATCCGGTCCGAGGCTTCGCGCTGGCTGGCGGAGCTGGACCTCGACCTCGACCCGGACCTGCCGGTGACGGAGTTGTCGGTCGCGCAGGCGCAGCTGGTCGAGATCGCGAAGGCGCTCTCGGTGGAGAGCCGGGTGCTGCTGCTCGACGAGCCGACCGCGTCGATCACGCCGAACGAGGCCGAGCGGCTCTTCCGGGTGGTCGAGAAGCTGAAGAACGACGGACGGTCGGTGCTGTTCGTCAGCCACAAGCTCGAAGAGGTCTTCCAGATCTGCGACACGGTGACCGTGCTGCGCGACGGTTCGTCGGTGCTCGAGTCGGGCGCCCTGTCGGACCTGACGCGTGACCAGGTCGTCGACCTGATGGTCGGTCGAGTGCACGAGGCGCTCACGCTGCCGCCGCGTACTGTCCCCGAGGCGGCACCTCTGCTGGAGCTCTCAGGAGTCGGTACTGCGACCGGCCACGTGAATGTGGATCTGTCCGTCCGGCCGGGTGAGATCGTCGGGCTCTACGGACTCGTCGGCGCCGGCCGGAGCGAGCTGGCCAAGGCGTTGCTCGGGCTGGACCGGATCACGGCGGGCGAAGTACGGGTGCGTGGTGAGGCGGTGCGGATCCGGAATGTCCGGGACGCGCTGAAGAACCACAAGATCGGATACGTCACCGAGAACCGCAAGGAGGAGGGCGTCTTCCTCGAGCAGTCGGTGAGCCGCAACATCGCGGTCACCGTCTGGGACCGGTTGCTGAAGCGGCTGGGCCGGATCCCGGGGCTGTCGTACGTCCCGAAGAAGGCGGAATCGGCGCTGGTCGCCGACTACGTCGAGCAGCTCGGGATCCGGATCGCGTCGGCGGAGCAAATGGCCGGCACGCTCTCGGGCGGCAATCAGCAGAAGGTGTCGCTGGCCAAGTGGCTGGCGGCGAAGACAGAGATCCTGATCATCGACGAGCCGACCGTCGGCATCGACGTGCGGACCAAGGACGCCTTCCACACGCTGATCTGGGATCTCGCGGCCAACGGGCTGGCGATCCTGCTGATCACCTCGGACCTGCCGGAGATGATCACGCTGGCCGACCGGGTGGTCGTGATGCGGGACTTCCAGGTCCGCGGCGAGGTGCCGAACGACCACGACTACGACACGATGAGCCAGCAGGTCATCCGCCTCATCCACGCGGAAGGAACCAAAGCAGCATGA
- a CDS encoding ABC transporter permease: MKSLLRFARTTEMTLLVIGVVFFVFLVIASQGDLLEANSLRVLLQFLAVPVLIGLAQMVVLAVGQLNLAVGAVGGFAACAMGVLMADHGVPVPLALLIGFLLAALAGLANGLLVVLTRINGFIVTLATMTVLLGVQYRLVGTRTVDAYPQGLKSFGSYAVFGVLPLIFLVALVVAGLLALMLRRTVPGRQLLASGGNPIAARLSGISNDRSVIIAHTLSGAILGVAAILTIASSPGVNKSIGGDWLLPSFAAPIIGGALLTGGSAVVLGTVLAAFIVRFVDTARAEFSLEPSWVNFVVGTVVLGSVVLGQVRTRRQERRTVVKAPDAAVAGGVS; this comes from the coding sequence ATGAAGTCGCTGCTGAGATTCGCGCGGACGACCGAGATGACCTTGCTGGTCATCGGCGTGGTGTTCTTTGTCTTCCTGGTGATCGCCTCGCAGGGTGATCTGCTCGAGGCGAATTCACTGCGAGTGCTCCTTCAGTTCCTTGCGGTGCCGGTCCTGATCGGATTGGCTCAGATGGTGGTCTTAGCCGTGGGTCAACTCAACCTCGCCGTCGGTGCCGTCGGCGGGTTCGCCGCGTGCGCGATGGGCGTGCTGATGGCCGACCACGGTGTGCCCGTCCCGCTCGCGCTGCTGATCGGCTTCCTGCTCGCAGCGCTGGCCGGCCTGGCGAACGGCCTGCTCGTGGTGCTCACCCGGATCAACGGGTTCATCGTCACGCTGGCCACGATGACCGTGCTGCTCGGCGTCCAGTACCGGCTGGTCGGCACGCGCACCGTCGACGCGTATCCCCAAGGCCTGAAGAGCTTCGGCTCGTACGCCGTGTTCGGGGTGCTCCCGTTGATCTTCCTGGTCGCGTTGGTGGTGGCCGGACTGCTCGCGCTGATGTTGCGCCGGACGGTACCGGGGCGGCAACTGCTCGCCTCGGGCGGAAACCCCATCGCCGCAAGGCTTTCCGGGATCTCCAACGACCGGTCGGTGATCATCGCGCACACGCTGTCGGGCGCCATCCTCGGCGTCGCGGCGATCCTGACCATCGCGTCGTCGCCCGGCGTGAACAAGAGCATCGGTGGCGACTGGCTGCTGCCGAGCTTCGCCGCGCCGATCATCGGTGGCGCCCTGCTGACCGGTGGCTCGGCCGTCGTGCTCGGTACCGTGCTCGCCGCCTTCATCGTGCGGTTCGTCGACACGGCCCGGGCCGAGTTCTCGCTCGAACCGAGCTGGGTGAACTTCGTCGTCGGCACCGTCGTACTGGGCTCGGTGGTGCTCGGCCAGGTCCGAACCCGTAGGCAAGAGCGAAGAACCGTCGTCAAAGCGCCGGACGCGGCTGTCGCCGGAGGTGTCTCATGA
- a CDS encoding ABC transporter permease — protein MSAPVSETATAALQEPDAPVEQPRGGRTPWWANQRIGLLILVVALSALFGILRPAFFNQQLVVFPLLRDIAMFTVVGLAQMCVLSIGHMNLAVGRMAAFSMMITGISYDLWHFSLYAGLLVGLVAGAAIGALAGWVIAKTGVNSFVVTLALDFLLLGLIPLVYTGLTDNAAFVTKPPGMRELRNYSLADVCIGNVCGSPAVPQLAMFAVIAMIVVGWIYSRTKLGRELLMTGTSVKAAELSGIPTARRVITAHAMSGCLAALAGFMLAVSTGSIKATIGEEFMLPSFLGPILGGTLLAGGFISIWGTLLGTALTTVIRKGLDLLGVGLESLNIYLGLILLVALSTDRFRTVLSDRQGVKER, from the coding sequence GTGAGCGCACCCGTCTCGGAGACAGCCACCGCGGCCCTGCAGGAACCGGACGCGCCCGTCGAGCAACCGCGCGGAGGTCGTACTCCGTGGTGGGCGAACCAGCGGATCGGCCTGCTGATCCTGGTCGTGGCGCTGTCCGCCCTGTTCGGGATCCTGCGCCCGGCGTTCTTCAACCAGCAGCTCGTCGTCTTCCCGCTGCTGCGTGACATCGCGATGTTCACCGTCGTCGGCCTGGCCCAGATGTGCGTGCTGTCGATCGGCCACATGAACCTCGCCGTCGGCCGGATGGCGGCCTTCTCGATGATGATCACCGGCATCTCGTACGACCTGTGGCACTTCAGCCTGTACGCCGGACTGCTGGTCGGCCTGGTCGCCGGGGCTGCGATCGGCGCGCTCGCGGGCTGGGTCATCGCCAAGACCGGCGTGAACTCCTTCGTCGTCACGCTCGCACTCGACTTCCTGCTGCTCGGGTTGATCCCCCTCGTCTACACCGGGCTGACCGACAACGCCGCCTTCGTCACCAAGCCGCCGGGGATGCGCGAGCTGCGCAACTACTCCCTGGCGGACGTCTGCATCGGCAACGTCTGCGGATCGCCCGCGGTACCGCAGCTGGCGATGTTCGCCGTGATCGCGATGATCGTGGTCGGCTGGATCTACAGCCGCACCAAGCTCGGCCGTGAGCTGTTGATGACCGGTACGTCGGTGAAGGCGGCCGAACTGTCGGGCATCCCGACCGCCCGCCGGGTGATCACCGCGCATGCGATGTCGGGCTGCCTGGCGGCGCTGGCGGGCTTCATGCTCGCGGTGAGCACCGGATCGATCAAGGCGACGATCGGTGAGGAGTTCATGCTGCCGTCGTTCCTCGGACCGATCCTCGGCGGGACGTTGCTGGCGGGCGGGTTCATCTCCATCTGGGGGACGTTGCTCGGTACCGCGCTGACGACCGTGATCCGGAAAGGCCTTGATCTCTTGGGGGTTGGACTGGAGAGCCTGAACATCTATCTCGGGCTGATCCTGCTCGTCGCCTTGTCGACCGACCGGTTCCGAACAGTGCTGTCCGACCGGCAGGGGGTGAAGGAACGATGA
- a CDS encoding mandelate racemase/muconate lactonizing enzyme family protein, which yields MPKTTISRAEAFLVDLEVETVRTDAVQAFLKQETVFVELETTDGYVGLGYSYTIGNGGTSILAMLRDHLLPRLIGADARNVEAIWFDLFASTRATTVGAITSLALASVDTALWDLRCRRADEPLWRLAGGFRQRVPLYDTEGGWLHLTTDQLVAGALESQKAGWPGVKLKVGKPRVHEDLERLSAVRDAVGPALDIMVDANQSMTYAEAKRRARAFEPLDLSWFEEPLPADDLTGHVRLAESTSIPIAVGESMYSISQFREYVAAGAAGIVQVDVARIGGITPWLKVAHLAETFNLEVCPHFLMELHVSLTAAVPNGRYVEHIPQLRAITKTEMEIADGHAVAPDEPGLGIDWDRDAIDDRRVS from the coding sequence TTGCCCAAGACAACGATCAGCCGCGCCGAGGCCTTCCTGGTGGACCTCGAGGTGGAGACCGTCCGGACCGACGCGGTGCAGGCCTTCCTCAAGCAGGAGACAGTCTTCGTCGAGCTGGAGACCACCGACGGGTACGTCGGGCTCGGCTACTCCTACACGATCGGCAACGGTGGTACGTCGATCCTCGCGATGCTGCGGGACCACCTGCTGCCGCGGCTGATCGGGGCCGACGCCCGCAACGTGGAGGCGATCTGGTTCGACCTGTTCGCCTCCACCCGGGCGACCACGGTCGGAGCGATCACCTCGCTCGCGCTGGCCTCCGTCGACACCGCCCTGTGGGATCTGCGCTGCCGCCGGGCCGACGAGCCGCTCTGGCGTCTTGCGGGCGGGTTCCGCCAACGGGTCCCGCTGTACGACACCGAGGGCGGTTGGTTGCACCTGACAACGGACCAGCTCGTCGCCGGTGCGCTCGAGTCGCAGAAGGCCGGCTGGCCCGGGGTGAAGCTCAAGGTGGGCAAGCCGCGCGTCCACGAGGACCTCGAGCGGCTGTCGGCGGTACGGGATGCTGTCGGGCCGGCCCTCGACATCATGGTCGACGCCAACCAGTCGATGACGTACGCCGAGGCGAAACGCCGCGCGCGGGCCTTCGAGCCGCTCGACCTGAGCTGGTTCGAGGAGCCGTTGCCGGCCGACGACCTGACCGGGCACGTCCGGCTGGCCGAGTCGACCTCGATCCCGATCGCGGTCGGCGAGTCGATGTACTCGATCTCGCAGTTCCGCGAGTACGTCGCCGCGGGCGCGGCCGGCATCGTCCAGGTCGACGTCGCCCGGATCGGCGGCATCACCCCGTGGCTGAAGGTGGCACACCTGGCCGAGACCTTCAACCTCGAGGTCTGCCCGCACTTCCTGATGGAGCTCCACGTGAGCCTGACTGCGGCGGTACCGAACGGCCGGTACGTCGAACACATCCCGCAGTTGCGGGCGATCACGAAGACCGAGATGGAGATCGCCGACGGGCATGCCGTCGCGCCGGACGAGCCGGGGCTCGGGATCGACTGGGACCGCGACGCGATCGACGACCGGCGGGTCTCGTGA
- a CDS encoding sugar ABC transporter substrate-binding protein produces MTVHSIYRKTAVGLAVVALAATGCSTKSSNDSTGTTGDDASTGTSTGPVELKDGSSVKLALIPGGAHPYFQPWKTTADLDKTDFKLGGVTFNETGEWDQGKQNNVINSLAAQGYNAFGIFGVSPTDINSTFEDLKGKGFAVGSLASCPAGDTNSADFCLSTDVEAAAYKATKATIEAIGGSGTIVHLTGNNVDSNTQRRIAGVKKAIAETNGKVTELPVITDIDKDLQTAQKAVADLLASKGKEIKGIVTTAYNPAVAAADGVASSKLPIKVVAIDDDAKILSGIKSGGVAATVTQNPVGQAYVGGWLLALLGSKQCTMKTPGVIVDSGSFVVTKANVDTYDAERKAKTTELQKDFAAQLSCK; encoded by the coding sequence ATGACCGTCCACTCGATCTACCGGAAAACCGCCGTCGGGCTGGCCGTCGTTGCGCTGGCCGCAACCGGCTGCAGCACCAAGAGCTCAAATGACTCCACCGGTACCACCGGAGACGACGCCTCCACCGGTACGTCGACCGGCCCGGTCGAGCTCAAGGACGGCTCCAGCGTCAAGCTTGCCCTCATCCCCGGCGGCGCGCACCCCTATTTCCAGCCCTGGAAGACCACCGCCGACCTGGACAAGACCGACTTCAAGCTCGGTGGTGTGACGTTCAATGAAACCGGCGAGTGGGACCAGGGCAAGCAGAACAACGTGATCAACTCGCTCGCCGCCCAGGGCTACAACGCGTTCGGCATCTTCGGGGTGTCCCCGACCGACATCAACTCCACCTTCGAGGACCTGAAGGGCAAGGGGTTCGCGGTCGGTTCGCTCGCGTCCTGCCCGGCCGGTGACACCAACTCGGCCGACTTCTGCCTGTCCACGGACGTCGAGGCGGCGGCGTACAAGGCGACCAAGGCGACGATCGAGGCGATCGGCGGCTCGGGCACGATCGTGCACCTGACCGGCAACAACGTCGACTCGAACACCCAGCGCCGGATCGCCGGCGTGAAGAAGGCGATCGCGGAGACCAACGGCAAGGTCACCGAGCTGCCGGTGATCACCGACATCGACAAGGACCTGCAGACCGCGCAGAAGGCGGTCGCCGACCTGCTTGCCTCGAAGGGCAAGGAGATCAAGGGCATCGTCACCACCGCCTACAACCCGGCCGTCGCCGCGGCTGACGGGGTTGCCAGCAGCAAGCTTCCGATCAAGGTGGTGGCGATCGACGACGACGCCAAGATCCTGTCCGGGATCAAGTCCGGCGGCGTCGCCGCGACGGTCACCCAGAACCCGGTCGGCCAGGCGTACGTCGGCGGCTGGCTGCTCGCCCTGCTCGGCTCCAAGCAGTGCACGATGAAGACGCCCGGCGTGATCGTCGACTCCGGTTCGTTCGTCGTCACCAAGGCCAACGTCGACACCTACGACGCCGAGCGCAAGGCCAAGACGACCGAGCTGCAGAAGGACTTCGCGGCCCAGCTGAGCTGCAAGTGA
- a CDS encoding GntR family transcriptional regulator — translation MTDAHVGLAGQLARLPQRQVLSDDVYETVKGLIMDSVVEPGTRLNIDALTRELGISQTPIRESLARLESDGLVIKEPLRGYRVSSRLTREEFEDLFEYRLHIEPWAAGRAAERTGADDMARLKDEMLSYTDVPDRPDYDSYKAMAAHDQRFHDLVLELSGNETARQSFARTHCHLHLFRLYYGGGIATKALREHKTVVAAVRKGDPLEAAAAMKAHIEASRARLRPVFDQL, via the coding sequence GTGACAGATGCGCATGTGGGTCTGGCGGGGCAGCTCGCTCGCCTGCCTCAGCGACAGGTACTGAGCGACGACGTCTACGAGACCGTCAAGGGCCTGATCATGGACAGCGTGGTCGAGCCGGGCACCCGGCTGAACATCGACGCGCTGACCCGGGAGCTGGGCATCTCCCAGACGCCGATCCGCGAGTCGCTGGCCCGGCTGGAGTCCGACGGGCTGGTGATCAAGGAGCCGCTGCGGGGGTACCGGGTGTCTTCCCGGCTGACCCGGGAGGAGTTCGAGGACCTCTTCGAGTACCGGCTGCACATCGAGCCGTGGGCGGCCGGACGAGCGGCTGAGCGGACCGGGGCGGACGATATGGCCCGGCTCAAGGACGAGATGTTGAGCTATACCGACGTACCGGATCGTCCTGACTACGACAGTTACAAGGCGATGGCCGCACACGATCAACGGTTCCATGACCTGGTACTGGAGCTGTCCGGCAACGAGACGGCTCGGCAGTCTTTCGCGCGCACGCACTGCCACCTGCACCTGTTCCGCCTGTACTACGGCGGCGGGATCGCGACCAAGGCGTTGCGCGAGCACAAGACCGTCGTGGCCGCCGTTCGCAAGGGCGATCCCCTTGAGGCGGCTGCTGCGATGAAGGCACATATCGAAGCGTCCCGGGCCCGGTTGCGGCCTGTGTTCGATCAACTCTGA
- a CDS encoding fumarylacetoacetate hydrolase family protein gives MELLRLGAVGEERPYVRATDGTVYDLSSVTADIDGAFLASDGIARVRSALEAGSLAAASVEGLRVGAPIAKPGAVVCIGLNYAAHAAESGAEPPKNPVVFYKHPNTVVGPHDDILVPRGSTKTDWEVELAVVIGKTARYLSTDEEALACIAGYTVSNDVSERALQLEVSGGQWSKGKSCETFNPLGPSLIPADEISDPQDLALKSWVNGEVRQNSNTRDMIFSVAALIRDLSQYMTLDPGDLVNTGTPEGVALSGRFPYLSPGDTVECEIQGLGKQSQTLTKA, from the coding sequence GTGGAACTGCTGCGCCTCGGCGCGGTCGGTGAGGAGCGCCCGTACGTGCGCGCCACCGACGGCACCGTCTACGACCTGAGCTCCGTCACCGCCGACATCGACGGCGCCTTCCTCGCCTCGGACGGGATCGCCCGGGTGCGTTCAGCTTTGGAGGCCGGCTCGCTCGCGGCCGCTTCGGTCGAGGGGCTCCGCGTGGGCGCCCCGATCGCGAAGCCGGGCGCCGTCGTCTGCATCGGCCTGAACTACGCGGCCCACGCGGCCGAGTCGGGCGCCGAGCCGCCGAAGAATCCGGTCGTCTTCTACAAGCACCCGAACACGGTCGTCGGCCCTCATGACGACATCCTCGTTCCCCGCGGCTCGACGAAGACCGACTGGGAGGTCGAGCTCGCCGTCGTCATCGGCAAGACCGCCCGCTACCTGTCCACCGACGAAGAGGCACTCGCCTGCATCGCCGGCTACACGGTCTCCAACGACGTCTCCGAACGCGCCCTGCAGCTCGAGGTGTCCGGCGGCCAATGGTCCAAGGGCAAGTCCTGCGAAACCTTCAACCCCCTCGGCCCTTCGCTGATCCCGGCCGACGAAATCTCCGACCCGCAGGACCTGGCCCTGAAGTCCTGGGTCAACGGCGAGGTCCGCCAGAACTCCAACACCCGCGACATGATCTTCTCGGTGGCGGCGTTGATCCGCGACCTCTCGCAGTACATGACCCTCGACCCGGGTGACCTCGTCAACACCGGTACTCCGGAAGGCGTAGCCCTCTCCGGCCGCTTCCCGTACCTGTCCCCCGGCGACACCGTCGAATGCGAAATCCAAGGCCTAGGCAAACAATCCCAAACCCTCACCAAAGCCTGA